A window from Mixophyes fleayi isolate aMixFle1 chromosome 12, aMixFle1.hap1, whole genome shotgun sequence encodes these proteins:
- the GTF2A1 gene encoding transcription initiation factor IIA subunit 1 isoform X1 encodes MATAANANPVSKLYRSVIEDVINDVRELFLDEGVDEQVLIELKTLWENKLMQSKAVDGFHSEEQQLLQQHHHVQPHMQQQQAAAHQTQQQVLIPASHQGLVPSSYRTSQQQVLIPSGDSKLIQHMTPQGMSAAATAAALALPAGVTPVQQLITNSGQLLQVVRAANGAQYIIQPQQQMVLQQQVIPQMQPGGVQAPVIQQVLAPLPGGLSQQTGVIIQPQQILFTGNKTQVIPTTISASQAPTQGQLTVASQQQPQQGQQQAPLVLQVDGAGDTSSEEDEDEDEDYDDEEEEDKEKDGEDGQVEEEPLNSEDDVSDEEGQELFDTENVVVCQYDKIHRSKNKWKFHLKDGIMNLNGRDFVFSKAIGDAEW; translated from the exons ATGGCGACTGCGGCTAACGCCAACCCCGTG TCTAAGCTGTACCGATCAGTCATCGAGGATGTGATTAATGATGTGCGGGAGCTGTTTCTGGATGAGGGTGTTGATGAACAGGTTCTGATTGAGCTTAAGACG CTATGGGAGAACAAACTGATGCAGTCCAAAGCCGTAGATGGGTTCCACTCGGAGGAGCAGCAGCTTCTACAGCAGCATCACCACGTTCAGCCTCATATGCAGCAGCAGCAGGCCGCAGCTCACCAAACCCAGCAGCAAGTCCTCATTCCGGCCTCTCACCAAGGTCTGGTACCATCATCATACCGCA CTTCTCAGCAGCAGGTGCTGATACCAAGCGGTGATTCCAAGCTGATCCAGCACATGACTCCCCAAGGAATG AGTGCAGCAGCGACAGCAGCTGCCCTGGCCCTACCTGCTGGGGTGACTCCGGTACAACAGCTCATCACCAACTCTG GACAACTCCTGCAGGTGGTGAGAGCCGCAAATGGCGCCCAGTATATTATCCAGCCACAGCAGCAAATGGTCCTGCAGCAGCAAGTAATTCCTCAAATGCAGCCCGGTGGGGTTCAAGCTCCCGTCATACAGCAG GTATTGGCTCCTCTTCCTGGTGGCCTATCCCAGCAGACCGGGGTGATCATACAACCTCAGCAGATCCTGTTCACAGGCAACAAGACTCAGGTCATCCCAACCACCATATCCGCTTCGCAAGCCCCAACACAGGGGCAGCTCACAGTGGCCAGTCAGCAACAGCCCCAGCAAGGGCAGCAACAGGCACCTCTTGTGCTGCAGGTGGATGGGGCTGGGGACACCTCTTCagaggaggatgaggatgaggatgaagatTATGATGACGAAGAGGAGGAGGACAAGGAGAAGGATGGCGAAGATGGACAAGTAGAGGAG GAACCACTCAACAGCGAGGATGACGTGAGTgacgaggaaggtcaggagctGTTTGACACAGAGAATGTTGTTGTCTGCCAGTACGATAAG ATCCACAGGAGTAAAAACAAGTGGAAGTTTCATCTCAAAGATGGGATCATGAACCTGAACGGTCGTGACTTTGTCTTCTCCAAAGCCATTGGGGATGCGGAGTGGTGA
- the GTF2A1 gene encoding transcription initiation factor IIA subunit 1 isoform X2 — protein sequence MATAANANPVSKLYRSVIEDVINDVRELFLDEGVDEQVLIELKTLWENKLMQSKAVDGFHSEEQQLLQQHHHVQPHMQQQQAAAHQTQQQVLIPASHQASQQQVLIPSGDSKLIQHMTPQGMSAAATAAALALPAGVTPVQQLITNSGQLLQVVRAANGAQYIIQPQQQMVLQQQVIPQMQPGGVQAPVIQQVLAPLPGGLSQQTGVIIQPQQILFTGNKTQVIPTTISASQAPTQGQLTVASQQQPQQGQQQAPLVLQVDGAGDTSSEEDEDEDEDYDDEEEEDKEKDGEDGQVEEEPLNSEDDVSDEEGQELFDTENVVVCQYDKIHRSKNKWKFHLKDGIMNLNGRDFVFSKAIGDAEW from the exons ATGGCGACTGCGGCTAACGCCAACCCCGTG TCTAAGCTGTACCGATCAGTCATCGAGGATGTGATTAATGATGTGCGGGAGCTGTTTCTGGATGAGGGTGTTGATGAACAGGTTCTGATTGAGCTTAAGACG CTATGGGAGAACAAACTGATGCAGTCCAAAGCCGTAGATGGGTTCCACTCGGAGGAGCAGCAGCTTCTACAGCAGCATCACCACGTTCAGCCTCATATGCAGCAGCAGCAGGCCGCAGCTCACCAAACCCAGCAGCAAGTCCTCATTCCGGCCTCTCACCAAG CTTCTCAGCAGCAGGTGCTGATACCAAGCGGTGATTCCAAGCTGATCCAGCACATGACTCCCCAAGGAATG AGTGCAGCAGCGACAGCAGCTGCCCTGGCCCTACCTGCTGGGGTGACTCCGGTACAACAGCTCATCACCAACTCTG GACAACTCCTGCAGGTGGTGAGAGCCGCAAATGGCGCCCAGTATATTATCCAGCCACAGCAGCAAATGGTCCTGCAGCAGCAAGTAATTCCTCAAATGCAGCCCGGTGGGGTTCAAGCTCCCGTCATACAGCAG GTATTGGCTCCTCTTCCTGGTGGCCTATCCCAGCAGACCGGGGTGATCATACAACCTCAGCAGATCCTGTTCACAGGCAACAAGACTCAGGTCATCCCAACCACCATATCCGCTTCGCAAGCCCCAACACAGGGGCAGCTCACAGTGGCCAGTCAGCAACAGCCCCAGCAAGGGCAGCAACAGGCACCTCTTGTGCTGCAGGTGGATGGGGCTGGGGACACCTCTTCagaggaggatgaggatgaggatgaagatTATGATGACGAAGAGGAGGAGGACAAGGAGAAGGATGGCGAAGATGGACAAGTAGAGGAG GAACCACTCAACAGCGAGGATGACGTGAGTgacgaggaaggtcaggagctGTTTGACACAGAGAATGTTGTTGTCTGCCAGTACGATAAG ATCCACAGGAGTAAAAACAAGTGGAAGTTTCATCTCAAAGATGGGATCATGAACCTGAACGGTCGTGACTTTGTCTTCTCCAAAGCCATTGGGGATGCGGAGTGGTGA